The sequence CGAGGGGATTTTCCATTTAGAAGCGAGAACAATACTACAACATGGCAACTGTGGGTTACTACGCGTGTATCGAATAAATCACAACGGGAATCACTATGAGAGGTCTAAACTAGTCGTCGATTTCGTTATCGATATATCTTAAACATCCCTGATATGATCTACAAGGCCAGATTATCCGATTTGGTTTAATGCGATGACGGAGTTGTTTCTAAGTGAACTGATCAGCGATCTAACTGTGGCTTTCtttaattgtatttttcaggtgtggtttcaaaataaacGGGCTAGGTTTCGCCgacaagaaaaacaaattccaTCCAATAGCGACGACTCGCATCTCCTGAAACACCATCCGCCATCGACGTTGTTTGCCAGTCAAAATATTCGGTCAACTTCCGGCCCGGCGCTGCCTAATATGAACCCCGTAGCAGCGCCCTGGCCGAGCCCAGCGATGATGCAATATTACGCGCACATGCAAACGATTGCAGCGTTGCAGGCTCGATTCCAGATCGGTCGGGCACCGGTGCCCTTAAACTTCAACGGACTTTCCGGTCACTACCCTCAATTCAGTGCGGTTAATATGGCCAGTCGCCAGTTCCACGCGCACGCAACAACATCCTCGATCGATTCGCCGCTGAATTTGACAGTGAAACAGAGCCATCTAGCGACACCCACTGACTCGATTCGACGCGAAACTCACGTGAAGTCAGACGATCAAGATTCAGGAATCGAAAACGAAACCGACTCGACCGCTAGTCCGATGAAAACCACCGAATAGGTCAAGCAATTCAGTGATTTAGGTGAAATAGACTGATTTCTCACATTCATGAATATAAGATTatctatattctatatatcTGGGTTCAAAATAATtcagattgaaaatgatgcaTTTATCAATGGTGATTTGCATTTAGGTGTCAGCtggtatatttatatacagtgTACTCAATTAAATACAATGTATAATACTATTTTTATGCTGTTTTCTGTgttattgaataaaattcatagatatttatttaattcggAAATCAATGACTAATTTCCTATGGGTTTGATCAACCAGAAgcttatattaacaaggacaCCGTGTTTTTCGCCAAATCAAGCCGCTAAAATAAACCATAAGTTACAATGAATTAAGTCGCGGAAATCAGAGGATTTTTTACTCGCAATCTGCTTATATTGCGATGTGCTTGATAAGTAATTCAGCCAGATGCCAAAATAATGAGCAGGAAATTTCGCAAATTTGTCCTAATTCAAAAAGGCAAAATCGACATCGATCGGTCCTAGTAAAACATGTAAAAAAATAGGATCTTTCCCCCACTCCGAAGCCATTTTCAGCGTTCCAGTTCAACCGATCACGTGGGAGTGTGGGACTTCTATACAAATGGATGATAATAAGTAGTTACATTATtccaagttttttttttctaatggaTCAAGTAGATAAAACATTTCTCAGAATCTGATGAAAAATTTCACACCACGGCCTAGAGCAGGTAGATTTCGCTTTGGCAGGTTTATGCAAAATTTCAACGAATCTTTTTgcatagtttttttttggaatAGATTTACCACAATAAGCTTATGAATATCAGCGGCACGatgaatttatgaatatagatcccatcaaaaattgtaaaatcaGAATGTCACTCTGTATAAGTATGATTAGCTCCTAATATACATGTGTCATCTTGCCGCAGAAAGAGAATTATATCATGAAATCTGTATTTTGTGATACATCATTCAAATGAACGTTATTACTTTCCGATTAAGCAAAAGACCATCTGCTTCTTTAAATCTCTTCTCGTTAGCATAGGGGCATATTAACAATATCATTTTTTGTGCGGACGCGTGAAATCTGGCGTTAAAGCGCATTGGCAGATTAATTTTGGGAAATTTTAATTCACATTTCAATTCAGTGCCAATGACTCTAGCCTTTTGTTTGTGCGGTGTATCTATATGTAACAGTGTTCCCCGCTCGTCCGTGTCTCGACAGGGAACACCGTAAAATAATCTAATTGCGCGAAACACGAGCTGTAATTCGTTAATTCTCGTCGCGCAAATGGGCAACACGGATCGACCGGAAGTAGCAAACATGGCGCATAACGGCAGACCAGAATACAGATGAGCAGACGAATAAACTTGACTCGACCAAACATTCCGTGACAAGAATATTATTACAGTTCATCTCTGAATGTCGTATATTTAGAATCTGCAATAGCATCCACGGGAGCTTACGTTACAGTCAGATTGTCTGTAAACCGTGAAATATCATCGGCAAAAATCTGTCAAGCGATAAGAAGATTTTCGAAATTCTTATTCACTTGGTTTAAATCAATGCTATACTATGCCACGCCAGACCATGCTGTTTTCCTTCTAAAcgaaaacaatatttttgcCCGGGATCTAAATGATAAACCTACCTCgctaactcggagttaaccctaactcacaacagtggaactgcATCCAGATTATCACATCAGCAATTCTCTTTCACTTTTGGTCTTCTTTACAGAGGGGAAAATACGGCGTATGCATAAAAAGTATCACCCAGCCCCCGAAACGTCTTCAAAAGAAACTTTCTATTTGTATCGATTGGTTGATCATCTGGAATATGTAGCGCCACAAAGAATTTCCCAGCGATTTGCAACGGGGTTTTTATTAATATTTGTATTGAACTAATTCTCCATTCTCTATGAAATGATCAAAGCGGAAACTGAAGGGAAAGTCGCCGTGAAAGACTGCCTCGTTATCGAACAGATCCCTCTGAGAACCGGAAGTGAAATGATTACCGACATTCGGTCGGTTAAATGTCGTAAATTGGTCGTTGTCGCAATTACGAGCTTGATAAAATTCTTTTGTGTCGATAATTTGATCTCTTGGTGGATTCTGTGCCGATATTAAGTTACGCCTTAGTCAGCGTTTGATACACACACGCGCGTGCGCCGTCCTGAAAAGAAGAACGCCTTAATCTCTAAGAAGAAAACGACTTCCAAAAATATTCTCTCTAGCTCTTAAGCACGTGGTTCATCCGTCGATATATCTACTGTGATCATTACGATTAAAGAGACATTACTCACTCACTCAAATCACACCGAAATTCTCCACATGTAAAATCCACAATCTGTATTTTTGCAATCGAGCGACACATGCCGTAACCGACTTGTATGAAAAACTTTCATATGTAAGTGACATTATTAAATTGATAAGTACCATTAAATCGCGTTTTCTCCAATTAGTGGAATAAGCGATGTCATCATACTTATTTAATGAGCGCAATATTTTCGATATGTTTTCACTTGTTATATAAAAGGGGGTTGTTAGTGCATTATGTGTTGGGACGACACGCTTTAATTAACTGACGCATAGAAACTGGAGTGCAGTTTAATTACCACTTACAAACACTGCGGCGAAGAAAACCAATCGGCGCTGAAGTGACTGTTTAAATACCAGTATAGCGAAATATAACGAGTTCAAAAGACTTGATTGTCTaccactaaaaattaattaggATTTGCAGTAGTTTATTAATTCTCGTTGGTACGCAAGACACTTTTCGAATTGGAgtgtttgatgataaaccaaCAGCGATGGTGTCTATCTGGATGAGGGCTGTAATACACGATACACTGTTCTGGTTGTTTTCCCGTTAGATTACCGATGTAATGTGGTGCTGGCAACGAAATGAAAGGGAAATATAGGGACAGTAACAACCTAGGGGCCGATTAGCCCTCTAACATAACTATTTGAGGCACTGGAAGTGATTCAAAATGTGGAAAGATACCAATACCAGCACCGATCTCCTAACTTaccatgaaaatgaaattatcctCTGAAATTAGGCTGTTACTTTTTTTTCGAGTATTGTTTTGATCTTGAATTTTCCCTCTTATTCATAGACGATTGATTAATCTTgagttgatttgaattttatttcccTTActgacccaccacacctgccgggaacgaaacCGAGGTTGAAACCGTAAATCGAAGCACAGATATCGTTGGACGATTGGTCGAATTAACAGAATCTTGTTTTTTGTGTCGAAGTGTACGATTTGAAATTTCGGATATTTTcgtgtatatattgttaatCGGAATGTTCAGACGGTTAACAAAAGCAGGTGTTTCGAGCGGCGTTCTCCGCGTGTTGTGGGTCGTGAAATAGTCAAAACAAACGTTCGCAGAAACCCATGTTCAAACAAAGTTCTTTGTCTATTGGGCAATTAATTTCGAAATAAACTACTCCCTAAAAGTTACACATATAAATAAGTCTCTATTTCGAGCCGACGCGGGACTCGTTAGATCAAGGCGCAATGTGGTGAATATTTACTTATGATAACAGGCACTGATGAATTATGTGTCAATATATTCTCGCAAGCTGCTCAGATACAATGTCAATATTAAACGCTATTAAGAATCATTACAGGCAATTAGTCACAGAAACCAATGCAACCGTTAAATCATCGCTACCGTTATCCATTCTTTCGCGTTGCCCTGGTGGCGTCTTTCGGGGACACGTCATTCTAGACAGGGTTGTTGGTATCCCCCACTCCAGATGGGGAGGTGTTGGGCACAACGAATGATACATTCTCGGGGAACCGAACTATCACATCTGGCAGGAGTTGGGTTCATCCAACGTAATAGGGCATCATTATAGTTACAGAACAGTTGTTAGTTAGTTGATGACAGTTAGTTGAAGAGTGTGCTACTGTCACGCCGTCGCGAACGGAAACCTTAAATGACACCTATTGGTAGATGTTGGAACCATAACCAAAGCTATCACTGGTGTTGCCATCTGACGTTCGGTCGCTGAAATATCTTCCATATTTCTCgcacaattcattttgtacaaaaatcattacaatCTAGAACAAGGCTCTGGCCgcataaacactataatctatttcaaaaactCACTAATAGAACTGCCTAAACCAAGAAATAATACTACAACAAAATCTTCATATTTGGAGTCTTAACAATATAGTTATACATCTGAACGTAAGCGGACTTAATACAGTAATACGATTCACAATCGACACCATTAGTGTAGTCTATTTATTAACTAGCCAAACGCCTGTTTTACACCTACTTATCCTGATTTTGACACTTGATGTATGTTCTGATTTTGATCGAACCGGGATGACGGTCTATCAATACGCATATGCATAGAACACTGTCTGACCACTTTTGCTAAATATCATCACATACACATTAGTTTACTGTTTCTGATGTTTCGACTGTAAACTCAGTCTCATTGCCGCGATAGCTGGAACGCTGCCTCCGTTTTTGGCTTCAGGATAGCAAGCTCCGTACGCAATGGTGGCTGGAAAGTTGCCTCTTGACATCGGTCTCATCAAAAACTACCAAAAACCTAATCgtgacaatgtaaataaaacccGATCAAGACTGTATATACGTTAGTGTACAAAcatgtattcaatattcacgtGCCTGTGCCGCTTTCTTACTGACGGTGTATCAATGCGCATAGTACTGTCCGTTTGATTGCGACGCATCCACCTAACTATGCActgtatattagaaacacaaaCTGCTCCCTGTGTACAACTTTTACTTTTAGGCAAACTCAGCACCAGATGTGAATCAACTGCGCACCCCTTGACGGATAAACCCATCCTCATCGGAGCTACACCGTCGATGTCATACAACTACACTTCGGATACCCCAGGACCGGATACtctcatttggaaaatttgcgtttcgaaatgtgcttccTTTCTATCTAGTCAAAACGCAGGACAATCAACTTAGAGgacttctacatcaacatctacccgagataaaactaaaataaactatcggactatttgcacgtagaaaacgaccaaaaaaaattgaaaatggacaaaatgatcttcaaccttgtaatatagctatttctaaaatttcgatgtattagatTAGGCAGCCAAGAAAATTCAACCCAATTAGTCGCTtgtgccggttcagactgaatggaagattgtttgaatgaaccggaaccggaTTTCCcgattatgtacttcgatttaaacaaaatacttttgtaaactcgaccgccgatcacacaactatatctgtacttcgatttccgatttcaaaatcaaacaccctgtttcgctcccggctgGTGTGGTGgagtctgtaagggacacccaatcaaaaaatcaaacgaaattttcCAACCAAATAagtaacagggacaatccctattttaacatcaataaagaaatatatttccttttCGTGTAATCCGATAGATGGAGAAGGAGAAAATCCTACAATGAATCTAGAATAAAAGACGAAATTTCTGTTAGATACGAATATATTTCTGCAACATATCAGCAAATATCTAATAACCACCATCAGGCATGCCGTAAAGTATGAAATAGCCATCATCAATTTGCCTGATGAGGGCTATTGGCTAATATTCACATCTATTTGaacatctttattttcattggatttattgtgggattttctactgaattcatatatattagaCGGAAATTGTGAATTAGCTCGACCGATAGATGGAGAACGTGTACAACGCGACATGACGTTCTAAGCGACAAAACTTTGATCGTGGATCGGTTAAATGGTAGCGCTCCGAATAAATACAAGGGAGATGAGCCGTATCCTATCACATTACCTTTACTGTGGTCTGGTCAAGGTTTCATAACCCACATTGCCCACAATTGACTTTTTTGCTTGATATTCCAGGATATGTGTAAATCATCGGTTCCAAGTTGTTTTCAAAAGTAGAAAAATGAT is a genomic window of Tubulanus polymorphus chromosome 5, tnTubPoly1.2, whole genome shotgun sequence containing:
- the LOC141906049 gene encoding retinal homeobox protein Rx-like, with the translated sequence MANSRDSRTPSPTPVAEKLNSPFSMDRILGRDRSPPHRITGISVTESSPCKRKSPSPDVASQTGTDTVDGTLMDHWDRPRKSSRRNRTNFTSYQLDVLEDAFRTSQYPDVYSREEIAMKLNLSEARVQVWFQNKRARFRRQEKQIPSNSDDSHLLKHHPPSTLFASQNIRSTSGPALPNMNPVAAPWPSPAMMQYYAHMQTIAALQARFQIGRAPVPLNFNGLSGHYPQFSAVNMASRQFHAHATTSSIDSPLNLTVKQSHLATPTDSIRRETHVKSDDQDSGIENETDSTASPMKTTE